A region of Leptotrichia hongkongensis DNA encodes the following proteins:
- a CDS encoding DNA recombination protein RmuC codes for MIVIILVMTIINIISVAAIIIYLNRKNNKNTEKMIINQINENNKENFEENKKKFDEIEKSINLNTKNNLLEGISNLGNVLSENNEKLLLRFNELGQNINTTMNTNNQLLSKNHTENTQLLTTSMNNNIQKLSVRLNENNTALTGVMTENNQHLTKNINEFKDGLNKNINENFEKLSHKVESRLDLMNTKVEERLSKGFEETTKTFGNVLERLSKIDEAQKKIEALSSNVVSLQDILTDKKSRGIFGEIQLYQILSSVFGEKNDKLYQKQYKLSNGTIVDSIIFTPEPLGNIAVDSKFPLENYRKMYNNELSQIERENARKDFVSDLKKHIDAISSKYIIKNETSEQAILFLPAEAIFAEINAYHTDIIEYAYKKNVRIASPTTLISVLTVIQVTMTNLERDKYANIIQQELEKLNVEFTRYRTRWDNLQKDIEKVSKDVKEINTTSNKISKRFVEISNAKFEEKIGNNNSENFKILEIEE; via the coding sequence ATGATAGTAATAATACTAGTAATGACGATTATAAATATTATTTCAGTAGCCGCAATAATTATTTATCTCAATAGAAAAAATAATAAAAATACGGAAAAAATGATAATAAATCAAATAAATGAAAATAATAAGGAAAATTTTGAGGAAAATAAGAAAAAATTTGATGAAATTGAAAAATCAATAAATCTTAATACAAAAAATAATTTACTCGAAGGAATAAGCAATTTAGGAAATGTACTATCTGAAAATAATGAAAAACTTCTTTTAAGATTTAATGAGCTTGGACAGAATATAAATACCACGATGAACACCAATAATCAGCTTTTATCTAAGAATCATACCGAAAATACACAGCTTTTGACTACAAGTATGAATAACAATATTCAAAAACTGTCTGTCAGATTAAATGAAAATAATACAGCCTTGACGGGTGTTATGACTGAAAATAATCAGCATTTAACTAAAAATATAAATGAATTTAAGGACGGGCTAAATAAAAATATAAATGAAAATTTTGAAAAATTAAGTCATAAAGTTGAAAGCAGACTTGATTTAATGAATACAAAGGTAGAAGAGCGCCTGTCGAAAGGGTTTGAAGAAACTACAAAAACTTTTGGAAATGTGCTGGAAAGACTAAGTAAAATTGATGAAGCACAAAAAAAGATAGAGGCATTATCAAGTAATGTTGTTTCGCTTCAGGATATTTTAACAGATAAAAAAAGCCGTGGAATTTTCGGAGAAATTCAGCTTTATCAAATATTATCTTCAGTTTTTGGAGAAAAAAATGATAAACTTTACCAAAAACAATATAAACTTTCAAATGGAACAATTGTTGATTCTATTATTTTTACTCCAGAACCCCTTGGCAACATCGCAGTTGACTCAAAATTCCCATTAGAAAATTACAGAAAAATGTATAATAATGAATTGTCTCAGATTGAAAGAGAAAATGCTAGAAAAGATTTTGTGAGTGACTTGAAAAAACATATAGATGCGATTTCCTCAAAATATATAATAAAAAATGAAACAAGTGAACAAGCAATATTATTTCTTCCGGCTGAAGCAATTTTCGCTGAAATAAATGCTTATCATACAGACATAATTGAATATGCTTACAAGAAAAATGTGCGAATAGCTTCACCAACAACATTAATTTCAGTATTGACAGTAATTCAGGTTACGATGACTAATTTGGAACGTGACAAATATGCAAACATAATTCAGCAGGAATTGGAAAAATTGAACGTTGAATTTACAAGATATCGTACACGTTGGGATAATTTGCAAAAGGATATTGAAAAAGTTTCCAAAGATGTAAAAGAAATAAACACAACTTCAAATAAAATAAGCAAAAGATTTGTAGAAATTTCAAATGCAAAATTTGAAGAAAAAATAGGAAATAACAATTCAGAAAATTTTAAAATCTTAGAAATTGAAGAATAA
- a CDS encoding YihY/virulence factor BrkB family protein — protein MDEKKELKKQKKEAVESGFKKRIEEIKRIIYLIYRNYRDGETQILAISLTYYSLLAIFPVVALVLGITKGFGLDKIFIQKFFELWPGNNSFLKIIVDIAQRLLLSTESSILTGVGIVILIYSAVKVLIMLENSFNKIWKINKKRSITRRVIDYIAIIFLGPIFFVLLSALNSFVVEEMVKHFPSNGVLLNLFIGLFGPVTYIILFSYLFYIIPNTNVKIKPAVFAGVVTTALTFGWKLLFLLLQSSITKYNIIYGSLALIPIFLIWVQYVWVTILLGAQIAFSIQTSDEFLYNEKIEMPIKVKREAGILILSLIIKNFVEKKEAFTYQKLTDRLGMEVFFVKEVLSDLEKMGFINEVFYDKNSDSQYQVAYSPETITIREFMKKFDTKNIEHYENIFSNLNEEDQKLLEKIREKLAMKKIESSEDEISNEQEESEEKYFDDSETSMNSRKSEELTIDFQISKQSKQKNENSQVKDSPKIIRKEKINRESEVQSTSTEIENPVNTQKKARYEDGTWKFF, from the coding sequence ATGGATGAAAAAAAAGAGTTGAAAAAACAAAAAAAAGAAGCAGTAGAAAGTGGATTTAAGAAAAGAATTGAGGAAATAAAAAGGATAATTTATTTAATTTATAGAAATTATCGAGATGGAGAAACACAAATACTTGCAATTTCCCTTACTTACTACTCACTTTTAGCAATTTTTCCTGTAGTTGCCCTAGTTTTAGGAATTACAAAAGGATTTGGGCTAGATAAGATATTTATACAGAAATTTTTTGAATTATGGCCAGGAAACAACAGTTTTTTAAAAATAATTGTAGATATAGCACAAAGACTTTTGTTATCGACAGAAAGCAGTATATTAACAGGTGTAGGAATTGTAATTCTGATTTATTCCGCAGTAAAAGTTTTGATAATGTTAGAAAATTCATTTAATAAGATATGGAAAATTAACAAAAAAAGATCTATAACAAGAAGAGTTATTGACTATATTGCGATTATATTTTTAGGTCCAATATTTTTTGTGTTATTGTCGGCATTAAATTCGTTTGTAGTCGAGGAAATGGTAAAACATTTTCCAAGTAATGGTGTATTACTTAATTTGTTTATTGGACTTTTCGGGCCTGTGACATATATTATTCTGTTTAGTTATCTATTTTATATAATTCCAAATACAAATGTAAAAATAAAACCAGCTGTTTTTGCTGGAGTTGTAACAACAGCTCTTACTTTTGGATGGAAACTGTTATTTTTACTATTACAATCTTCAATTACAAAATATAATATAATTTATGGAAGCCTTGCATTAATTCCAATTTTTCTAATTTGGGTGCAATATGTATGGGTAACAATTTTATTAGGAGCACAAATAGCATTTTCAATTCAGACTTCTGATGAGTTTTTATATAATGAAAAAATTGAAATGCCGATAAAGGTAAAAAGAGAAGCAGGAATTCTGATTCTATCATTAATAATTAAGAATTTTGTGGAAAAAAAGGAAGCATTTACATATCAGAAATTAACGGATAGACTAGGTATGGAAGTATTTTTTGTGAAAGAAGTGCTGTCTGATCTTGAAAAAATGGGATTTATAAATGAAGTGTTCTATGATAAAAATTCAGATAGCCAATATCAAGTTGCATATAGCCCTGAAACTATTACAATCAGAGAATTTATGAAAAAATTTGATACAAAAAATATTGAACATTATGAAAATATTTTTAGTAACTTGAATGAGGAGGATCAAAAACTTCTAGAAAAGATAAGAGAAAAACTGGCAATGAAAAAAATTGAGAGTTCTGAAGATGAAATTTCAAACGAACAAGAGGAGTCAGAAGAAAAATATTTTGATGACTCAGAAACTTCTATGAATTCAAGAAAATCAGAAGAATTGACAATAGATTTTCAAATTTCAAAACAATCAAAGCAAAAAAATGAAAATTCACAAGTAAAAGATTCCCCCAAAATAATAAGAAAAGAAAAAATTAATCGTGAATCTGAAGTACAGTCAACTTCAACAGAAATAGAAAATCCTGTAAATACACAGAAAAAAGCCAGATATGAAGATGGAACTTGGAAATTCTTTTAG
- the thiI gene encoding tRNA uracil 4-sulfurtransferase ThiI gives MKNYTNKNLLDAIGLSYGELSLKGKNRGQFEKKLRNKVNKVLKGFDYQLFDDLSKLYVLINPQNLDEVTDKLKKVFGIVGLNQSAKVERNDEVIKEKVLEFANYAYENGARTFKITVNRSNKGFEKKSMDYARELGGHVLVNSPFEKVKMKDPDVMINVDIRKNVYIYTDRIKTYGGLPLGSTGKGLVLLSGGIDSPVASFMMAKRGMRLNFITFHSFPFTSQQALEKVKELTDILSLYVGKTRLYSLNILKIQEAINTQTKKDLATILTRRAMMRLAERLSNTMQYQALITGESLGQVASQTMGGLTCTNASVEKLPVFRPLIGMDKTEIIEIAKEIETYEKSIEPYEDSCVIFAPKHPVTNPKLEDVLEEEAKIENYDEIMNEIFEEREYFNFG, from the coding sequence ATGAAAAATTATACTAATAAAAATTTATTAGACGCAATAGGTCTTTCTTATGGAGAATTGTCACTGAAAGGGAAAAACAGGGGACAATTCGAAAAAAAATTACGAAATAAAGTCAATAAAGTGTTAAAGGGATTTGATTATCAGCTTTTTGACGATTTGTCAAAATTATATGTTTTAATAAATCCTCAAAATCTAGATGAAGTAACAGACAAGTTAAAAAAAGTTTTTGGAATAGTCGGACTTAATCAGTCAGCAAAAGTTGAAAGAAATGATGAAGTTATAAAGGAAAAAGTGCTAGAATTTGCAAATTATGCTTATGAAAATGGAGCTAGAACTTTTAAAATAACAGTCAATCGAAGTAATAAAGGATTTGAAAAAAAATCTATGGATTATGCACGTGAACTTGGAGGACATGTACTTGTAAACAGTCCGTTTGAAAAAGTTAAAATGAAAGATCCAGATGTTATGATAAATGTAGATATTAGAAAAAATGTTTATATTTACACAGATAGAATAAAAACTTATGGAGGACTTCCGCTTGGATCGACAGGAAAGGGGCTTGTTCTGTTATCTGGTGGAATAGATAGCCCAGTTGCTTCGTTTATGATGGCAAAAAGAGGGATGCGTCTGAACTTTATTACATTCCACAGTTTCCCATTTACAAGTCAGCAAGCTCTTGAAAAAGTAAAGGAGTTAACTGATATTTTATCACTTTATGTTGGAAAAACAAGACTTTATTCATTAAATATACTAAAAATTCAGGAAGCAATAAATACTCAGACAAAAAAAGATTTAGCAACAATTCTGACAAGACGTGCTATGATGCGTCTAGCTGAAAGATTGTCGAATACTATGCAATACCAAGCTTTAATTACAGGAGAAAGTCTTGGACAAGTGGCATCTCAAACAATGGGAGGGCTTACATGTACAAATGCTTCTGTAGAAAAATTGCCGGTATTTAGGCCTCTTATCGGAATGGACAAGACAGAAATAATTGAAATTGCAAAGGAAATAGAAACTTATGAAAAATCTATTGAACCGTATGAAGATTCATGTGTAATTTTTGCACCAAAGCATCCAGTTACAAATCCAAAGCTGGAAGATGTGCTGGAAGAAGAGGCAAAAATTGAAAATTATGATGAAATTATGAATGAAATTTTTGAAGAACGTGAGTATTTTAATTTTGGGTAA
- a CDS encoding cysteine desulfurase family protein has product MIYLDNSASTKPHKEVIDTLLQTMEENYANADAIHSFSHNILLKIKNARKIIADYLKVEAERIYFTAGGGDGNNLLLQGIINANSRTKKHLITTKIDHPSVYEVFRHYENAGFEVDYLDVDRDGYVNLEQLQDAIREDTLIVSVGAVNSETGAIQDLEKISKIIQSKNKDTYFHTDFVQGLGCTNIKFDKFPVDAITISGHKIHAPKGIGAIYINKRVKIANIIYGSNAENGIVKRTMPTELILAFTKAVEILSREDKLEMEHSQKIKKLLADRICEEINDIKLNSSLNPEKSSPKVLNISFKGTKAEVLTHFLGMYQIYVSTGSACSSKKGNSRILEVMGLNQSELDGAIRFSFSKDNTEEQIAEVVKRLKESVERIRKMR; this is encoded by the coding sequence ATGATTTATTTGGATAATTCAGCTAGTACAAAACCACATAAAGAAGTTATAGACACGCTTCTTCAGACAATGGAAGAAAATTATGCAAATGCTGATGCAATTCACAGTTTTTCCCATAATATTCTTTTGAAAATAAAAAATGCGAGAAAAATCATAGCTGACTATCTGAAAGTAGAAGCCGAAAGGATTTACTTTACAGCAGGAGGAGGAGATGGAAATAATCTTTTATTGCAGGGAATCATTAATGCAAACTCTCGTACAAAAAAACACCTTATAACAACAAAAATTGATCATCCATCAGTTTATGAGGTGTTTAGACATTATGAAAATGCTGGTTTTGAAGTTGATTATCTAGATGTTGATAGAGATGGATATGTAAATTTGGAGCAGCTTCAAGATGCAATTCGTGAAGATACATTGATTGTATCTGTAGGAGCAGTAAATAGTGAAACTGGAGCAATTCAGGATTTAGAAAAAATTTCGAAAATTATTCAATCAAAAAATAAAGACACGTATTTTCACACTGATTTTGTGCAAGGTCTTGGATGTACAAATATAAAATTTGATAAATTTCCTGTAGATGCAATAACAATAAGTGGACATAAAATTCATGCGCCAAAGGGAATTGGAGCCATCTATATAAATAAACGTGTCAAAATTGCAAATATAATTTATGGTTCAAATGCTGAAAATGGAATTGTAAAAAGAACAATGCCTACGGAGCTTATTCTTGCCTTTACAAAAGCTGTAGAAATTTTATCAAGGGAAGATAAACTAGAAATGGAGCATTCCCAAAAGATAAAGAAATTACTTGCAGACAGGATTTGTGAAGAGATTAATGATATTAAGCTTAATTCATCACTTAATCCTGAAAAATCAAGTCCAAAAGTTTTGAATATTTCTTTTAAGGGAACAAAAGCCGAAGTATTGACACATTTTCTGGGAATGTATCAAATTTATGTTTCTACAGGCTCGGCTTGTTCATCAAAGAAAGGAAATAGCAGAATACTTGAAGTTATGGGGCTTAATCAATCTGAACTGGATGGAGCGATAAGATTTAGTTTTTCAAAAGATAATACTGAAGAACAGATTGCTGAAGTTGTCAAAAGGCTAAAGGAAAGTGTGGAAAGAATTAGAAAAATGAGATAA
- the metF gene encoding methylenetetrahydrofolate reductase [NAD(P)H], translating into MKIKDMFEQKEHLVSFEIFPPNKNFSHEKLKEVTAELVEYNPDFISVTYGAGGQTKGGTIEMASHIKNNLKTEVLAHLTCVGSKKNEIHDYLQEAKSKNVKNILALRGDVPQGETEDIYNKGDYKYASELISDLRKNSEFDDFSIGGAFYPETHYENNDLVDLFHLKNKVEAGTDFLTSQMFFDNDIFIKFKEKAEKLDIKVPLVAGIMPVTNAKQIKRIIELSKCSVPQKLDKLLEKYGDNPESVKKAGIMYASEQIIELLAYGIKGIHIYTMNKPEIAKEIMKNIEFAR; encoded by the coding sequence ATGAAAATAAAAGATATGTTTGAACAGAAGGAACATCTTGTTTCTTTTGAGATTTTTCCGCCAAACAAAAATTTTTCACATGAGAAATTAAAAGAGGTAACAGCAGAACTGGTGGAGTATAATCCTGATTTTATTAGCGTTACATACGGTGCAGGAGGGCAGACTAAAGGTGGGACTATTGAAATGGCTTCTCACATTAAAAATAATTTGAAAACAGAAGTTTTAGCTCATTTGACTTGTGTTGGAAGTAAGAAAAATGAAATTCACGATTATTTGCAGGAAGCAAAAAGTAAGAATGTAAAAAATATTTTGGCACTTCGTGGAGATGTTCCGCAAGGAGAAACAGAAGATATTTATAACAAAGGCGATTATAAGTATGCTTCTGAACTTATTAGTGACTTAAGAAAAAATAGTGAATTTGATGATTTTTCAATTGGTGGTGCATTTTATCCAGAAACTCACTATGAAAATAATGATTTGGTTGACCTGTTTCATTTGAAGAATAAAGTTGAAGCTGGGACAGATTTTTTAACTTCTCAAATGTTCTTTGATAATGATATTTTTATAAAATTTAAGGAAAAAGCAGAAAAACTAGATATAAAAGTACCTTTAGTTGCTGGAATTATGCCAGTTACAAATGCAAAACAAATAAAAAGAATTATAGAACTTTCAAAATGTTCTGTTCCTCAGAAATTAGATAAATTATTGGAAAAATATGGAGATAATCCAGAATCTGTGAAAAAAGCTGGAATAATGTATGCAAGTGAACAAATTATAGAATTATTAGCTTATGGAATTAAAGGAATTCATATTTATACAATGAACAAGCCTGAAATCGCAAAAGAAATTATGAAAAATATTGAATTTGCAAGATAA
- a CDS encoding argininosuccinate synthase, with protein MAKEKVVLAYSGGLDTSIIIPWLKEHYDLEVIACCVDVGQDEDMEAVKVKAIESGASKVYVEDKKEEFVKDYAFRALRAGAVYENKYLLGTSFARPLISKVLVDVAHKEGASYICHGCTGKGNDQVRFETGVFSLDPTLKIIAPWRLWDISSREDAIDYAQKNNIKITVTKEKIYSRDQNLWHISHEGGDIEGLENEHKEDIVYMMTTPPEKAPDKPTYVDITFEQGWPVKVDGENLEPVALLKKLNKIAGENGVGVIDIVENRLVGMKSRGIYETPGGTLLMEALKELETLIFDKDTFEFKKLVSQKYAGLAYSGQWFTPLREGLDAFVDETSKNVNGTIKLKLYKGSIKIAGRFTDFALYDEEISSFGASELYSHKDAEGFIKLFSLPNRIRAYKKHK; from the coding sequence ATGGCAAAAGAAAAAGTAGTTTTAGCCTATTCAGGGGGACTTGATACTTCGATTATCATTCCTTGGCTAAAAGAACATTATGATTTAGAAGTAATTGCGTGCTGTGTTGATGTTGGGCAGGATGAAGATATGGAAGCTGTAAAAGTTAAAGCCATTGAATCAGGTGCTTCTAAAGTTTATGTAGAAGATAAAAAAGAAGAATTTGTAAAGGATTATGCTTTCCGTGCTTTAAGAGCGGGAGCAGTTTATGAAAATAAATATCTGTTGGGTACTTCATTTGCAAGACCTTTAATTTCAAAAGTATTGGTAGATGTGGCTCATAAAGAAGGAGCTTCATATATTTGCCACGGATGTACTGGTAAAGGAAATGATCAGGTTAGATTTGAAACTGGAGTATTTTCATTAGATCCAACATTGAAAATAATAGCTCCTTGGAGACTTTGGGACATTTCTTCAAGAGAAGATGCGATTGATTATGCACAAAAAAATAATATAAAAATAACTGTAACGAAAGAAAAAATTTACTCAAGAGACCAGAATTTATGGCATATCTCACATGAAGGCGGAGATATTGAAGGGCTTGAAAATGAACATAAGGAAGATATTGTTTATATGATGACAACTCCACCTGAAAAAGCACCAGATAAGCCAACTTATGTGGATATTACATTTGAACAAGGATGGCCAGTAAAAGTAGATGGGGAAAATTTAGAGCCTGTCGCATTACTTAAAAAGTTAAATAAAATTGCTGGAGAAAATGGTGTTGGAGTAATTGACATTGTAGAAAATAGACTTGTTGGAATGAAATCAAGAGGAATTTATGAAACTCCAGGTGGAACATTACTGATGGAAGCACTAAAAGAATTGGAAACATTAATTTTTGACAAGGATACATTTGAATTTAAAAAGCTGGTATCTCAAAAATATGCAGGATTGGCTTATTCAGGGCAATGGTTTACACCACTTCGTGAAGGGCTTGATGCTTTTGTTGATGAAACTTCTAAAAATGTAAATGGTACAATAAAACTGAAATTATACAAAGGAAGTATAAAAATAGCTGGTAGATTTACTGATTTTGCATTATACGATGAAGAAATTTCATCATTTGGAGCAAGTGAGCTGTATAGTCATAAGGATGCGGAAGGATTTATAAAATTATTCTCACTTCCAAATAGGATTAGAGCTTATAAAAAACATAAATAA
- a CDS encoding peptidylprolyl isomerase, translated as MTVAVQSYSKEYKMKVKIITAKGDVNINLLPDKSPVTVANFVNLAKKGYYDGLKFHRVIDNFMAQGGDPTGTGAGGPGYRFEDEVNNGLNFSKAGKLAMANAGPGTNGSQFFITTVPTEWLNGNHTIFGEVVSEADLDVVKKLSNGDVMTKVVVEGDIDAFLKTQKNRVDSWNKTLKQNFPNKF; from the coding sequence ATGACTGTTGCTGTGCAATCATACAGTAAAGAGTATAAAATGAAAGTAAAGATTATTACTGCAAAAGGTGATGTTAATATTAATTTATTACCTGACAAATCACCTGTAACTGTTGCTAATTTTGTAAACTTAGCAAAAAAAGGATATTATGACGGGCTAAAGTTCCATAGGGTTATTGACAACTTCATGGCACAAGGAGGAGATCCAACTGGAACTGGTGCTGGAGGACCAGGATACCGATTTGAAGACGAAGTTAATAATGGACTGAATTTCTCAAAAGCTGGTAAACTAGCTATGGCAAATGCAGGACCAGGAACAAATGGAAGTCAATTTTTCATAACAACAGTTCCAACAGAATGGTTAAATGGTAATCATACAATATTTGGAGAAGTTGTGTCAGAAGCTGATTTAGATGTTGTAAAAAAGTTATCTAATGGAGATGTAATGACAAAAGTTGTAGTTGAAGGAGACATTGATGCTTTCCTAAAAACTCAAAAAAATAGAGTTGACAGCTGGAATAAAACTTTAAAGCAAAATTTTCCAAATAAATTTTAA
- a CDS encoding YbgA family protein has translation MNHKKECEELWAKNKYYVLSKSHKVYLEIRKYLKEKEIDIVFIDERIQKVRDIKESKKDFSNAILHLWGYFKKKATKIEKQGLFNILEEYMGGRNNQKSLIEYINTLLKKYPNKYLQESTLLTGEKDETMA, from the coding sequence ATGAACCACAAAAAAGAATGTGAAGAGCTGTGGGCAAAAAATAAATATTATGTGTTAAGCAAATCGCATAAAGTGTACTTAGAAATAAGAAAGTATTTGAAAGAAAAAGAAATTGATATTGTATTTATTGATGAAAGAATACAAAAAGTAAGGGATATAAAAGAAAGTAAAAAAGATTTTAGTAATGCAATTCTTCATTTATGGGGATATTTCAAAAAAAAGGCAACGAAGATTGAAAAACAAGGATTATTTAACATACTGGAAGAATATATGGGAGGGAGAAATAATCAGAAATCGCTAATTGAATATATCAATACTTTACTAAAGAAATATCCAAATAAATATTTACAAGAATCTACTTTATTAACAGGAGAAAAAGATGAGACTATGGCATGA
- a CDS encoding MarR family transcriptional regulator: protein MKKSILAIFAISMTLFAAGEGEVKKVHDNKTAKLVKDSYCNKPKSHGEFKKINDKDYRVDVDFEKCVFDGEEYENVKVGVLVQNTEKVEKYLKKYKYMHLKAGKNLVFNSNDNSYYYNGSWAFNNDKAYPTVFDGK, encoded by the coding sequence ATGAAAAAAAGTATATTGGCAATTTTTGCGATTTCAATGACATTATTTGCAGCTGGTGAGGGGGAAGTGAAAAAAGTTCACGATAATAAGACAGCTAAATTGGTAAAAGACTCATATTGTAATAAACCTAAATCTCATGGAGAATTTAAAAAGATAAATGATAAAGATTATAGAGTAGATGTTGATTTTGAAAAATGTGTATTTGATGGAGAAGAATATGAAAATGTAAAAGTTGGAGTATTAGTTCAAAATACTGAAAAAGTTGAAAAATACTTGAAAAAATATAAATATATGCATTTAAAAGCAGGTAAAAATTTAGTTTTCAATTCAAATGACAATAGTTACTATTACAATGGTTCATGGGCATTTAATAATGATAAGGCATATCCTACAGTATTTGACGGAAAATAA
- a CDS encoding MliC family protein, which produces MMKLMKKSMLVLSVMTLIGGMSFAAASKKRPTVRRVASESYTCGSEKITVSYPATNTARVVTKAGNVYNLKVATSGSGSRYVSKNGNVEFFKGGKDAIYRGPNGIEKSCTRR; this is translated from the coding sequence ATGATGAAATTAATGAAAAAATCTATGTTAGTATTGTCTGTAATGACATTAATTGGAGGAATGAGTTTTGCAGCGGCAAGTAAAAAAAGACCTACTGTAAGAAGGGTAGCTTCAGAATCATATACTTGCGGTTCTGAAAAAATAACAGTTTCTTATCCAGCAACAAATACTGCTAGAGTAGTTACTAAAGCAGGAAATGTTTACAACCTTAAGGTAGCAACATCAGGTAGTGGATCAAGATATGTTTCTAAAAATGGAAATGTAGAATTCTTTAAAGGTGGAAAAGACGCCATTTATAGAGGACCTAATGGAATTGAAAAATCTTGCACAAGAAGATAA
- a CDS encoding MATE family efflux transporter: MKKSVNIEKIRNTEYLKLALGFTLSTLTTPLLNSVDTAVVGNLSNPVFIGGVTLGGTIFNTIYWLFGFLRVSTSGYSAKAFGENNEKEEITVLIRPVLISLILGFLFVIFQKPILWGFIHFFDAGKEITKYIEIYFNILIWGAPFVFLNYTFLGWIMGRKEIKKCLILQLMTNIVNIFLDLYFVEVLGMDVTGVAVATLISQIMTTLLSIFIILRTFSLKKILHNINLKEIFDRSEIKKVGAVNSDLVLRTVCLLVATNLFLEKAAHNGKIILAANSILFQVQYLMSYIFDGFANASSVFSGIAAGEKNFRKLKWVMRKSIQFCVIISIFLSTAFVFGGKKLLLFYTKNAEVINIANQYKIWIIIFPLVVSFGLVIYGNFTGTTETAYIRNSMIQALIVFLIFYFAGTAINQNHGLWLSFIVFSLARSVFLIRYIGKFLNKYKLKLS, encoded by the coding sequence ATGAAAAAAAGTGTAAATATAGAAAAAATTAGAAATACAGAATATCTGAAATTAGCACTTGGATTTACTTTGTCAACTCTGACAACGCCCTTGTTAAATTCTGTTGATACAGCTGTTGTAGGAAATCTCTCAAATCCAGTATTTATAGGTGGAGTTACACTTGGAGGAACAATTTTTAACACAATATATTGGCTTTTTGGCTTTTTACGTGTCAGCACATCTGGATATTCTGCAAAGGCTTTTGGAGAAAATAACGAAAAGGAAGAAATTACAGTATTAATCCGTCCCGTATTAATTTCACTTATTTTAGGATTTCTGTTTGTTATTTTTCAGAAACCTATTTTATGGGGATTTATTCATTTTTTTGATGCTGGAAAGGAGATTACGAAATATATAGAAATTTATTTTAATATTCTAATATGGGGAGCCCCTTTCGTATTTCTGAACTACACATTTTTAGGATGGATAATGGGACGAAAAGAAATAAAAAAATGTCTAATTTTGCAACTTATGACAAATATTGTGAATATTTTTCTTGATTTATATTTTGTAGAAGTTTTAGGAATGGATGTTACTGGAGTAGCAGTTGCTACACTAATTTCCCAAATTATGACAACTCTTTTATCAATTTTTATTATTTTAAGAACTTTTTCACTAAAAAAAATCTTGCACAATATAAATTTGAAAGAAATATTTGATAGAAGCGAAATAAAAAAAGTTGGAGCAGTGAATTCAGATTTAGTGCTTCGTACAGTCTGTTTACTGGTAGCAACAAATTTATTCTTGGAAAAAGCTGCACATAATGGAAAAATAATATTAGCTGCAAACTCTATATTATTTCAAGTTCAATATTTAATGTCATATATTTTTGATGGCTTTGCTAATGCATCAAGTGTGTTTTCAGGCATAGCGGCAGGAGAGAAAAATTTTAGAAAACTAAAATGGGTAATGAGAAAATCAATACAGTTTTGTGTTATAATTTCAATATTTTTGAGTACAGCATTTGTTTTCGGAGGTAAAAAGCTGCTGCTGTTTTATACAAAAAATGCAGAAGTTATAAATATTGCAAATCAGTATAAAATTTGGATAATCATATTTCCATTAGTTGTAAGTTTTGGGCTAGTAATTTACGGAAATTTTACAGGCACAACAGAAACAGCATATATAAGAAATTCAATGATACAGGCATTAATAGTATTTTTAATCTTTTATTTTGCTGGAACAGCAATTAACCAAAATCATGGACTATGGTTGTCGTTTATAGTATTTTCGCTAGCAAGATCAGTATTTTTGATAAGGTATATCGGTAAATTTCTGAACAAATACAAACTGAAATTAAGTTAA